GGGGTTCACCTATGGGGTGGCTGCTCTGGGAAGTCCTGTTAAATAGGGTCCTTTTCCTGCCATGGTATCCTAATCTCCCTCTCTGTATCCCCTGAGACTGCTAAGTTTAGATGGACAGGGAAAAGAAGGCTGTTCAAAGCCATGTGCATGGAAGCAGGGCTAAGCTGGAAGCTTGGGGTTGACTGGAACAGATTCCTTGGATGCAGTTACAGAGGTTTCTGAGGGAATTGGTGCAGTGGGTCTAAAAGATGCTGGAACTAGGTTTCCAGTAAAGGGGCAATGAGCAATAAGGAATAAGAAGAGCTAAGAAAGTGAGGAGCAAAGAACATTGATATGAGAGTTGAATTAGTGTTATTGATCATATTAACAATTTCCAAGTTGCCACTTGCTTCCATGTATTAATTGTATTgagttttgtatttttcatcccttatCTCATTCATTCACTAAAATAGTCCAGTAAAATAGTGTTTACCATTTTACAGTAAATCAATAGACATGTTAGAGATTAGCAATTTGCCTCGACACACACAGCCAGTCAATGATAAGGATGGCATCTTTatgtcacaaaaataaaaagatgtatcttttttttttctctctagtaAAAGataacaagaagaaaagaactcCTAAAAAGAAACCTACCCCAGGACCACCAGTTATAGATGAAGGTGGAAGTGGACTGGATAATGGTGATTTCAAGCTCACCCCAACTCCTAACATTCCCACCACTCAACGTAATAAAGTTACCACAACTCCCAAGATTACAACAGTAAAACCAACACTTCCTAAGCCCAGTCTTCCACCTAAATCTGACACAACTAAAGAGACACCTTCGACAGTCCACACAGAGACAACAATTGAAACTAAAGAGACTTCTACAACAAATAAGCAGACTTCCACTAGCGCAAAAGAGAAGACTACTTCAGCTAAAGAGACACGAACTGCAGAGAACACATCTACTAAAGGTCTTGCACCCACACCTGAAGTTCCTGCTACATCTACACCCAAAGCTGAAACTATAACCAAATCCCCTACACCCACCACCCCGAAGGAGCCTGCACCCACCACTCCCAAGGAGCCTGCACCCACCACCCCCAAGGAACCTGCACCCACCACCCCCAAGGAGCCTGCACCCACCACCCCCAAGGAGCCTGCACCCACCACCCCCAAGGAGCCTGCTCCCACCATTCCCGAGAAGCCTGCACCCACCACCCCTGAGGAGCCTGCACCCACCACCCTCGAGGAGCCTGCACCCACCACCCCCGAGGAGCCTGCTCCCACCACCCCCAAGGAGCCTGCTCCCACCACCCCCAAGGAGCCTGCTCCCACCACCCCCAAGGAGCCTGCTCCCACCACCAAGGAGCCTGCACCCACCACCCCCAAGGAGCCTGCTCCCACCACTCCCAAGGAACCTGCACCCACCACCCCCAAGGAACCTGCACCCACCACCCCCAAGGAGCCTGCTCCCACCATTCCCGAGAAGCCTGCACCCACCACCCCCGAGGAGCCTGCATCCACCACCCCTGAGGAGTCTGCACCCACCACCCCCGAGGAGCCTGCTCCCACCACCCCCAAGGAGCCTGCACCCACCACCCCCAAGGAGCCTGCTCCCACCACCAAGGAGCCTGCTCCCACCACCCCCAAGGAGCCTGCTCCCACCACCAAGGAGCCTGCACCCACCACCCCCAAGGAGCCTGCTCCCACCACCCCCGAGGAGCCTGCACCCACCACCCCCGAGGAGCTTGCACCCACCACCCCCGAGGAGCCTGCACCCACCACCCCCGAGGAGCTTGCACCCACCACCCCGAAGAAGCCTGCACCCACCACCCCCAAGGAGCCTgcttccaccaccacccccaaagaGCCTGCACCCACCACCAAGGAGCCTACACCCACCACCCCGAAGGAGCCTGCACCCACCACCCCCAAGGAGTCCGCTCCCACCGCCCCCAAGGAGCCTGCACCCACCACAAAGGAGCCCGCTCCCACCACCCCCAAGGAGCCTGCACCCACTCCCAAGGAGCCCGCACCCACCACCCCCAAGGAGCCCGCACCCACCACCCCCAAGGAGCCCGCTCCCACCACCCCCAAGGAGCCCGCTCCCACCGTCCCCAAGGAGCCCGCACCCACCGTCCCCAAGGAGCCCGCACCCACCACCAAGGAGCCTGCTCCCACCGCCCCCAAGGAGCCCGCTCCCACCGCCCCCAAAGAGCCCGCACCCACCACCAAGGAGCCCGCTCCCACCACCCCGAAGGAGCCTGCACCCACCACCCCCAAGGAGCCTGCACCCACCACCCACAAGGAGTCTGCACCCACCACCCACAAGGAGTCTGCACCCACCACCCCCAAGGAGCCTGCACCCACCACCCCCAAGGAGCCTGCTCCTACCGCCCCCAAGGAGCCtgctcccaccaccacccccaaagaGCCTgcacccaccaccacccccaaagaGCCTACACCCACTCCCAAGGAGCCTgcacccaccaccacccccaagaaGCCTGCTCCCACCATTCCCAAGGAGCCTGTACCCACCACCCCCAAGGAGCCCACTCCAAATTCTCCTGAGACATCTCCTCCAAGTTCTCCTGATATACCTGCTCCAACCACCTCAGAGGCCTCTACTTCAACTACCACCGTGGAGCCTCCCACTACTCCGAAGAGCCCTG
The genomic region above belongs to Cervus elaphus chromosome 14, mCerEla1.1, whole genome shotgun sequence and contains:
- the PRG4 gene encoding proteoglycan 4 isoform X1, with the protein product MEWKTLPIYLLLLFSVFSIQQVSSQDVASCAGRCGEGYSRDAICNCDYNCQHYMECCPDFKKVCTVELSCKGRCFESFARGRECDCDSDCKKYGKCCSDYGTFCEEVKDNKKKRTPKKKPTPGPPVIDEGGSGLDNGDFKLTPTPNIPTTQRNKVTTTPKITTVKPTLPKPSLPPKSDTTKETPSTVHTETTIETKETSTTNKQTSTSAKEKTTSAKETRTAENTSTKGLAPTPEVPATSTPKAETITKSPTPTTPKEPAPTTPKEPAPTTPKEPAPTTPKEPAPTTPKEPAPTTPKEPAPTIPEKPAPTTPEEPAPTTLEEPAPTTPEEPAPTTPKEPAPTTPKEPAPTTPKEPAPTTKEPAPTTPKEPAPTTPKEPAPTTPKEPAPTTPKEPAPTIPEKPAPTTPEEPASTTPEESAPTTPEEPAPTTPKEPAPTTPKEPAPTTKEPAPTTPKEPAPTTKEPAPTTPKEPAPTTPEEPAPTTPEELAPTTPEEPAPTTPEELAPTTPKKPAPTTPKEPASTTTPKEPAPTTKEPTPTTPKEPAPTTPKESAPTAPKEPAPTTKEPAPTTPKEPAPTPKEPAPTTPKEPAPTTPKEPAPTTPKEPAPTVPKEPAPTVPKEPAPTTKEPAPTAPKEPAPTAPKEPAPTTKEPAPTTPKEPAPTTPKEPAPTTHKESAPTTHKESAPTTPKEPAPTTPKEPAPTAPKEPAPTTTPKEPAPTTTPKEPTPTPKEPAPTTTPKKPAPTIPKEPVPTTPKEPTPNSPETSPPSSPDIPAPTTSEASTSTTTVEPPTTPKSPAESTPQPPIESTPKALENSPKEPAVPTIKAPKVNKPEMTTTVKDKSTEKDIHSTPEITTAAAKIITEAATKTEKTTETKLPSTTTDVTSTTTEDTTTSSKITPKATLAPKVMTATKKTTKKTSKPEQTTAVPKGTATNSQATTPKPQKPTRAPKKPTSTKKPRTPRVRKPKTTPTPPKMTTSAMPGPTPTSLPEAMLQTTTSPTPTPNSEIIEVNPKNEDGDAAEGEKPHVIFRPPVLTPIVIPGTEIIVRGPSQGFGISPMFSDETNLCNGRPVDGLTTLRNGTLVAFRGHYFWMLTPFSPPSPPRRITEVWGIPSPIDTVFTRCNCEGKTFFFKDSQYWRFTNDIKDAGYPKLISKGFGGLNGKIVAALSIAQYKNRPESVYFFKRGGSVQQYTYKQEPTQKCTGRRPAINYSVYGETAQVRRRRFERAIGPSQIHTIRIQYSPIRVPYQDKGFLHNEVKVSTLWRGLPNVVTSAISLPNVRKPDGYDYYAFSKDQYYNVDVPSRTARAITTRSGQTLSNTWYNCP
- the PRG4 gene encoding proteoglycan 4 isoform X2, with product MEWKTLPIYLLLLFSVFSIQQVSSQELSCKGRCFESFARGRECDCDSDCKKYGKCCSDYGTFCEEVKDNKKKRTPKKKPTPGPPVIDEGGSGLDNGDFKLTPTPNIPTTQRNKVTTTPKITTVKPTLPKPSLPPKSDTTKETPSTVHTETTIETKETSTTNKQTSTSAKEKTTSAKETRTAENTSTKGLAPTPEVPATSTPKAETITKSPTPTTPKEPAPTTPKEPAPTTPKEPAPTTPKEPAPTTPKEPAPTTPKEPAPTIPEKPAPTTPEEPAPTTLEEPAPTTPEEPAPTTPKEPAPTTPKEPAPTTPKEPAPTTKEPAPTTPKEPAPTTPKEPAPTTPKEPAPTTPKEPAPTIPEKPAPTTPEEPASTTPEESAPTTPEEPAPTTPKEPAPTTPKEPAPTTKEPAPTTPKEPAPTTKEPAPTTPKEPAPTTPEEPAPTTPEELAPTTPEEPAPTTPEELAPTTPKKPAPTTPKEPASTTTPKEPAPTTKEPTPTTPKEPAPTTPKESAPTAPKEPAPTTKEPAPTTPKEPAPTPKEPAPTTPKEPAPTTPKEPAPTTPKEPAPTVPKEPAPTVPKEPAPTTKEPAPTAPKEPAPTAPKEPAPTTKEPAPTTPKEPAPTTPKEPAPTTHKESAPTTHKESAPTTPKEPAPTTPKEPAPTAPKEPAPTTTPKEPAPTTTPKEPTPTPKEPAPTTTPKKPAPTIPKEPVPTTPKEPTPNSPETSPPSSPDIPAPTTSEASTSTTTVEPPTTPKSPAESTPQPPIESTPKALENSPKEPAVPTIKAPKVNKPEMTTTVKDKSTEKDIHSTPEITTAAAKIITEAATKTEKTTETKLPSTTTDVTSTTTEDTTTSSKITPKATLAPKVMTATKKTTKKTSKPEQTTAVPKGTATNSQATTPKPQKPTRAPKKPTSTKKPRTPRVRKPKTTPTPPKMTTSAMPGPTPTSLPEAMLQTTTSPTPTPNSEIIEVNPKNEDGDAAEGEKPHVIFRPPVLTPIVIPGTEIIVRGPSQGFGISPMFSDETNLCNGRPVDGLTTLRNGTLVAFRGHYFWMLTPFSPPSPPRRITEVWGIPSPIDTVFTRCNCEGKTFFFKDSQYWRFTNDIKDAGYPKLISKGFGGLNGKIVAALSIAQYKNRPESVYFFKRGGSVQQYTYKQEPTQKCTGRRPAINYSVYGETAQVRRRRFERAIGPSQIHTIRIQYSPIRVPYQDKGFLHNEVKVSTLWRGLPNVVTSAISLPNVRKPDGYDYYAFSKDQYYNVDVPSRTARAITTRSGQTLSNTWYNCP